A single genomic interval of Coregonus clupeaformis isolate EN_2021a chromosome 36, ASM2061545v1, whole genome shotgun sequence harbors:
- the LOC121552411 gene encoding utrophin-like: MLSPLQRPVSSPWTHHVAQQQQLSVSVVPSAVQMASLMSEDPHYQTPHSPELVVPTDLNNMAMELAEWLLLITQMLKSNIVTVGDTDEIRTSMGRLHVTKSDLVLRHPQLGDIFTLAQNIKNKTSNLDIRTSITEKLEKVHSQWDNTQQGVEARLQQLDNMIGHSDQWEEQRQELKALICQNEGRLHNLLQLSREPLTKQLIDNKVFLQDLGRGQGTVTTFNELSNQLLREYSGDETRRIKDVTEKHNIAWNGINNRANDHQAQLDSGLKVLQMSLSDLEAFL; the protein is encoded by the exons ATGTTGTCTCCATTGCAACGTCCTGTGTCTTCTCCATGGACGCACCATGTCGCCCAGCAACAACAACTCTCAG TTTCGGTGGTCCCATCGGCAGTACAGATGGCCAGTCTGATGAGTGAGGACCCCCACTACCAGACCCCCCACAGCCCAGAGCTGGTGGTCCCCACAGACCTGAACAACATGGCCATGGAGCTGGCTGAATGGCTGCTGCTCATCACCCAGATGCTTAAGTCCAACATCGTCACTGTAGGAGACACAGATGAGATACGCACCAGCATGGGGCGCTTGCAT GTGACGAAGAGTGACCTGGTGCTGCGTCACCCCCAGCTGGGGGATATCTTCACTCTGGCCCAGAACATCAAGAACAAGACCTCCAACTTGGACATACGCACCTCCATCACTGAGAAAT tggAGAAAGTGCATAGCCAATGGGACAACACGCAGCAAGGCGTGGAGGCGCGGCTCCAGCAGCTGGATAACATGATTGGCCACAGCGATCAGTGGGAGGAGCAGAGACAGGAGCTGAAGGCTCTGATTTGTCAGAATGAGGGGCGCCTGCACAACCTTCTGCAGCTCTCCAGGGAACCCCTGACCAAACAGCTCATTGACAACAAG GTGTTCTTGCAGGACCTGGGAAGAGGTCAGGGTACCGTGACAACCTTTAATGAGCTGTCCAATCAGCTCCTGCGAGAGTATTCTGGAGACGAGACAAGGAGGATCAAAGATGTCACAGAGAAACACAACATAGCCTGGAACGGCATCAACAATAg GGCTAATGACCACCAGGCCCAGCTGGACAGTGGCCTGAAGGTTCTGCAGATGTCCCTCAGCGATCTGGAGGCCTTCCTTTAG